The sequence AGCAACCCGGCTTCTTCAAACGCGCGCTTTTTACTGGTCGCCTCGACGCGAACCAGCACTTGGGGAGGGGGCAGAATTTGCGAAAGACGGTTCATAACGCTCTTTTAATCGCCGAATTATGCACTTTACAGTGGATTGGTTGAAAGACAGGCAAAAAAAAGCCGTTTGCCATTGCAAACGGCCTGGCATGCAACCCTTTTACCGGGTTGGTCCTGAAAGCAAAACCTGTTTGTACATCTGTTTGATGGTGAAGTGCGCCAGGCCCGTCAAGGCATGCGCACTGCAAGGTATTCGGGTCAGGCTCAAGCTTCTGCGCGTTTTGCGCAAATATGTCCATGGTCCTGGACTTTGGTTTTATAGCGGCCGACTTGCCGATCCAGCTTGTCCGCCAGTTCATCGACAGCCGCATACAAATCAGCATGAGAACTTTCAGCAAACAAATCTCGGCCCTTGACATGCACATTGCATTCGGCCCGCTGGCGTTTTTCCTTCTCCGTCATGTTGTCTACGGCCAGTATCACTCTTACATCGACTACCTGGTCGAAATGCCGGGTAATACGATCCAGCTTGCTCATCACATAGCCACGAAGTGCAGGGGTAACCTCAAGATGGTGACCGCTAATCGTCAAGTTCATACAGAGACTCCTTGTCCAAATTGATTGGAACTGGTTGAAAAACGCTGCCAGACACGTAAAGCAAAGCAGCAGACGGGACACTCTCTTGTCTTCACTATGCCTTCTATAACCTCCAATTGCAAGCCATCGTCATCAAAAACATGGGTAGCTCTACAGCGGACCACCTTGATCTAAATCCGGCAAAGTTTGTTGATTGCATGGCTTTTGCTCTCAACTACAGCTAAAAAAAATTCAGTCCTTAACAACCTTCAATCATTTTTTGGTTACAGAGTCAAATGAAGTGTTAATAAAAGTTTCTCAATCGCTTGGGTCAAAGAATAAAAAAGCGCGTGCGGTCAAAATTCTTCCGTCCATTTTCATGGGCGGCAGTTTTCGCTTTCACGGGTTGCGCTGACGTTTGCCGAGGCAGCTTCTGGCGAACATTGCACACCTGGAACAGTCGGTTCTGCGATGGATAAACAGCATTCGCAATGCCATAATCGCGTTTTATTTGTTACGGGGAAATCCTTGGAAAGCAGTCCCAGTTGGCTGCTTTCAACACCGCAGATCGACGACCAGTGACGTCTGGAAGCGGGTTGAAAGCGATGCCTCCATCCACACAACCCGCTCCTGCGCCAAGGCCTGAATCACGCCTTGCGCAGGCCCATGCACATCGAAAAGCCGTCTGTCATGCTCAATATTTTCACGCTCGCCAATGGCCGGCTGTTCCAGGAAGAAATCGAATCCCTGGAAGAACTCTCCAGGTTCCAGCCCATCTGGGTTGACCTGGAATCTCCTACCCTCGAAGAAAAACGCTGGATCAAGCAGTATTACGGCTTGTCCATTCCCGAAGATGCGATGGACGAGGACATTGAGGAGTCCGCGCGTTTTTACGAGGAAGACAACGGCGAGCTGCATATCCGCTCGGACTTTCTGATTGCCGATGAAGACGAGCCGCGCACGGTGCGGGTGGCTTTCATCCTCAACCTGGTCAATGACGACCTCAAGAGCAAAGGCGTGCTGTTTTCGATCCATGACGAGGATGTGCCGGTGTTCAGGCTGCTGCGCATGCGCGCGCGCCGTGCGCCGGGCCTGATCGAGGACGCCAAGGAAGTGCTGCTCAAGCTGTTTGACGCCGATGCCGAATATTCCGCCGACACGCTCGAAGGCATTTATGTCGATCTTGAAAAAGTCAGCACCAAGGTGCTGTCGGGCGATGTGACCGACGTGATGGCCGGCGAGGTGCTGGGCGCCATCGCGCGCCATGAAGACCTGAGCGGGCGCATCCGGCGCAACGTGATGGACACGCGGCGCGCCGTCAGCTTCATGATGCGCAGCAAGATGCTGAACGCCGAGCAGTTCGAGGAGGCGCGGCAGATTCTGCGCGACATTGACTCGCTGGACTCGCACACGGCCTTCCTGTTCGACAAGATCAACTTTTTGATGGATGCCACGGTCGGCTTCATCAACATCAACCAGAACAAGATCATCAAGATTTTTTCGGTGGCCAGCGTTGCGCTGTTGCCTCCCACCCTGATTGCCAGCGTGTACGGCATGAATTTCAAGCTCATGCCCGAGCTGGACTGGACGCTGGGTTATCCGTATGCGCTGGCCCTGATGATTGCCAGCGCCGTGGTGCCGATGTGGTATTTCAGGAAACGTGGCTGGCTGCAGTAATCCGCACGGTCATTTTATGAACAAAAAATGTCTTTTGCGCAGCATGGACGGGCACAAGCAGCTATTTTTTTGATAGCAAATTCAGAAAATTCCCAATGATCAGGTGGGCATAGCGGCTGGCGACTGCCTCCACGAAACCAGGGAAATCCACATGCGCGCTGTCGTCGGCGCGGTCTGAAATGGTTCGCATGACGGCAAAGGGAATGCCG comes from Polaromonas naphthalenivorans CJ2 and encodes:
- the hpf gene encoding ribosome hibernation-promoting factor, HPF/YfiA family: MNLTISGHHLEVTPALRGYVMSKLDRITRHFDQVVDVRVILAVDNMTEKEKRQRAECNVHVKGRDLFAESSHADLYAAVDELADKLDRQVGRYKTKVQDHGHICAKRAEA
- the corA gene encoding magnesium/cobalt transporter CorA; protein product: MLNIFTLANGRLFQEEIESLEELSRFQPIWVDLESPTLEEKRWIKQYYGLSIPEDAMDEDIEESARFYEEDNGELHIRSDFLIADEDEPRTVRVAFILNLVNDDLKSKGVLFSIHDEDVPVFRLLRMRARRAPGLIEDAKEVLLKLFDADAEYSADTLEGIYVDLEKVSTKVLSGDVTDVMAGEVLGAIARHEDLSGRIRRNVMDTRRAVSFMMRSKMLNAEQFEEARQILRDIDSLDSHTAFLFDKINFLMDATVGFININQNKIIKIFSVASVALLPPTLIASVYGMNFKLMPELDWTLGYPYALALMIASAVVPMWYFRKRGWLQ